From the Helianthus annuus cultivar XRQ/B chromosome 17, HanXRQr2.0-SUNRISE, whole genome shotgun sequence genome, the window CGAGAATTATACATGAATTAAATATCCGCTTGGTTCTTCTGAAACAGGGTTGAAACTGTAATTGGATGAAATCACAAAGTGTGATTTTTAATTGAACCGTCATCAACAAAAAACCAACACTAGGAAAAAGATAGCACAAAATACATGTATATGTTTGGATTGGCGCAGGGTAAGCACAAGATTATTTGGTTGCCTGCGCAATGATATTGCTTATAGAATTTGCTTCTTCTTTGGCTGCCTCCACCAAAGAGTCCTGCAAAACACCAAATACGGCACAAAATACATTATTAGCTATGTAGTTTTTAAACTTACTCGTTTGACCTGTTAGATATGTAATATAACCCTAATAATCAACCCTTTGTACGTAAGCGGGTCAAACCTGCCACCTATAACTAAGGGATATGTACCTGTGTGGCTACTAGACGGGCCACAGTCTTCTTGCTTGATTCCTGAAGTTCCCCCGCTATCAGTACCTCATCCAGTATATAATAAGCCTGCAAagatatttgaaaaaaaaaaaacaaattaataaacaaaatgGAGCTATTTGGTTCGTTTAACTGTTTAAGTCAAAGCTGAGAGAAGATAATGTACCTTGTGAAAATTGAAGATCAGGTCCAGCTCACAAACCTATCATATAGAGGTTCCAGTTAAAGATAAAGTCTCGGTATAAATGAGGTCGAACTAACAATTTATTGTAGGTTTAGATTGCTTACGCTGCCAAAGTAACGATCTAGAATCTCAACATAGTGATGAATGATTTCAAGGACTTCCAATTCATTGTCTTCTTGGTTAATGCACATACAGAA encodes:
- the LOC110921916 gene encoding AP-1 complex subunit sigma-2 gives rise to the protein MIHFVLLISRQGKVRLTKWYSPYSQKERSKVIRELSGTILSRGPKLCNFVEWRGFKVVYKRYASLYFCMCINQEDNELEVLEIIHHYVEILDRYFGSVCELDLIFNFHKAYYILDEVLIAGELQESSKKTVARLVATQDSLVEAAKEEANSISNIIAQATK